A region from the Chitinophaga sp. Cy-1792 genome encodes:
- a CDS encoding GH92 family glycosyl hydrolase: MKKKIFITCAAAMVSYGATYAQQDVLSYVHPEIGGVGTLLEPTRPTMQLPNEMMRMTPVRADYLDDQISSFPLLLVSHRLGQVFAMKPNNDQQLSESSYNTRLAYDQGAEQRAPWHYYTNLVEKDITVDYTVGKKVGFFRFTFPAGSPKRLLFNTYYGGRNWWRFDNDSTITGMQVYQVEEGHQSIPVYVYGRFNKAAKAGGFTNGNATTQQQVEGEKAKAWVSFDGADNVVEMGYAVSFISEAQAKQNFLNELGSGQTFEQVETTAKAAWQDVMGQIQVEGGTPDQRRSFYTALYRCYERMVNISEDGKYYSGYDNKVHTDNRPFYVDDWVWDTYLALHPLRTILRPEREQDMLQSYVRMYEQSGWMPTFPVIFGDHACMNGFHSSVMVLDAYRKGLKNFDVAKAYEGMRKNATDATMLPWRNGPKTTLDDFYHERHYFPALKSGEKDPVKEVHPFEKRQAVAVTLGGAYDDWAVGQLADDLGKTADAKTFNARGQNYQYLWNADRQFFLPKDSAGHWIQIDPVFDGGMGGREYYDENNGWTYMWQVQQDIPGLIKLMNGKEGFEKRLDQLFREGLGRSRYEFWAKFPDATGLVGQYSMGNEPSFFIPYLYNYTKSPWKAQQRIRLLLKTWFDDNIFGIPGDEDGGGMSAFVVFSSMGFYPMTPGVPRYTIGSPVFSRVTVHLSGGKDFTVIANGCSEVNKYIQSAKLNGVAINTPWFTHMQLMNGGTLELEMGSKPNKSWGIE, encoded by the coding sequence ATGAAGAAAAAAATATTTATTACCTGTGCGGCTGCCATGGTAAGCTATGGCGCCACTTATGCGCAGCAGGATGTATTATCCTATGTACACCCGGAGATAGGCGGAGTAGGCACTTTGCTGGAGCCTACGCGCCCAACGATGCAGTTACCAAATGAGATGATGCGTATGACGCCGGTACGTGCCGATTACCTGGACGATCAGATCAGCAGCTTTCCGCTGTTGCTGGTATCGCACAGGCTGGGGCAGGTGTTTGCCATGAAGCCCAACAACGATCAGCAATTGAGTGAGTCATCCTATAATACCCGTTTAGCATATGACCAGGGGGCAGAACAACGAGCTCCCTGGCATTACTATACTAACCTGGTAGAAAAAGATATCACCGTAGATTATACCGTAGGAAAGAAAGTAGGATTTTTCCGTTTTACGTTTCCTGCCGGAAGTCCGAAGCGATTACTGTTTAACACGTATTATGGCGGCCGCAACTGGTGGCGGTTCGACAATGACAGCACCATAACAGGTATGCAGGTATACCAGGTAGAGGAGGGGCATCAGTCTATACCCGTATATGTTTACGGGCGTTTTAACAAGGCGGCCAAAGCGGGCGGATTTACTAACGGTAACGCCACTACGCAGCAGCAGGTAGAAGGAGAAAAGGCAAAAGCCTGGGTATCTTTTGATGGTGCGGATAATGTGGTAGAGATGGGATATGCAGTCTCTTTTATCAGCGAGGCACAGGCAAAGCAGAACTTTCTGAATGAATTGGGAAGCGGTCAGACCTTTGAGCAGGTGGAAACCACTGCTAAAGCGGCCTGGCAGGATGTGATGGGGCAGATACAGGTAGAAGGCGGAACGCCCGATCAGCGCAGAAGTTTTTATACCGCCCTTTACCGTTGCTATGAGCGTATGGTGAATATCTCTGAAGATGGTAAATATTACAGCGGATATGATAACAAGGTACATACCGACAATCGTCCTTTTTATGTAGATGATTGGGTATGGGATACCTATCTGGCCTTACATCCGCTGCGTACCATCCTGCGTCCGGAGCGGGAGCAGGACATGCTGCAGTCGTACGTGCGTATGTATGAGCAAAGTGGTTGGATGCCAACGTTTCCGGTAATCTTCGGGGACCATGCCTGTATGAATGGTTTCCATTCTTCTGTGATGGTACTCGATGCCTACAGGAAGGGGTTGAAAAACTTTGATGTAGCAAAGGCTTATGAAGGTATGCGCAAGAATGCCACAGATGCAACGATGCTGCCATGGCGTAACGGTCCTAAAACCACGCTGGACGACTTCTATCATGAGCGCCATTATTTCCCGGCGCTGAAATCAGGTGAGAAAGATCCGGTGAAGGAAGTACATCCGTTTGAGAAGCGTCAGGCCGTGGCGGTGACGCTGGGAGGAGCCTACGACGACTGGGCTGTGGGCCAGCTGGCGGACGATCTGGGTAAGACAGCCGATGCGAAGACATTTAATGCACGTGGACAAAATTATCAATACCTCTGGAATGCTGACCGTCAGTTTTTCCTGCCTAAAGACAGTGCTGGTCATTGGATTCAGATAGACCCGGTATTCGATGGCGGTATGGGTGGCCGCGAATACTACGATGAAAACAATGGCTGGACGTATATGTGGCAGGTACAGCAGGATATTCCTGGTCTGATAAAGCTGATGAACGGTAAAGAAGGCTTTGAAAAACGACTGGATCAGCTATTCCGGGAGGGATTGGGTAGAAGCAGGTATGAGTTCTGGGCTAAGTTTCCGGATGCTACCGGCTTAGTGGGCCAGTATTCGATGGGGAACGAACCCAGTTTCTTCATTCCTTACCTGTACAACTATACGAAATCGCCATGGAAGGCGCAGCAGCGTATCCGTTTGTTGTTAAAGACCTGGTTTGATGATAATATTTTTGGTATCCCGGGAGATGAAGACGGAGGAGGTATGTCTGCCTTTGTAGTATTCTCGTCTATGGGATTCTATCCGATGACACCTGGTGTGCCCCGGTATACGATCGGGAGTCCGGTATTTTCCAGGGTGACAGTGCACCTTAGCGGTGGCAAAGACTTTACGGTAATAGCCAATGGCTGTTCTGAGGTGAATAAATATATACAGTCTGCCAAACTGAATGGCGTGGCTATAAATACGCCGTGGTTTACGCATATGCAGCTGATGAATGGCGGCACGCTGGAGCTGGAGATGGGCAGCAAGCCTAATAAGAGCTGGGGGATAGAGTAA
- a CDS encoding TonB-dependent receptor, translating to MIRNLCKNAYVLLLLLPHFTSAKSSTVKGFMPGDLHNNYSSNLSRERIHVEKLLSLERLHENELLADKEIKGKVTDSSGVAIPGVTIVVKNKPSTGTTTDINGRYILMVPENATIVFTMMGFEPKEVHITNQSAVNMVMKPSTNNLNETVIVAYGTQKRKEVVGSVTTISVSDLKVPSSNLTTALAGRAAGLIAFQRSGEPGADNANFFVRGVTTFGYKQDPLILIDGVELSTEDLARLRPDDIESFSIMKDATSTALYGARGANGVILVTTKRGKVGPAKVNFRAENSVSAPTKNIKFADGVTYMKLANEAQQTRNPSLGEVYPEDKIRATAAGDDPIYYPNVDWQEMLFKKYAVNQRVNLNVSGGGGVARYFVSGSYTNDQGVLKVDKQSNFNSNINIKRYTLRANVDVDLTKSTLLTIRTNGNFDDYRGPLGSSTTAGGSWMYRMVMHSNPVRFPAYYPKDAAHSYVNHILFGNYGTDDNPFVGPNYSNPYAEMVRGYKDESRSFMTAQAELKQGLDFILKGLTFRTMFNVNRTSNFYVSRYYNPFYYNAVGYDPATKTYQLQELNPNTATEYLNFGSGISDNSGLKSVFYWESSLMYNTAVGKHNFSGMLINVMRSSANPLGGSLLKTMPSRNSGLSGRITYNYDSRYFAEFNFGYNGSEKFDASHRFGFFPSAGAAWTISNENFFKESSLGTWITNLKLRGTYGLVGNDAIGDESDRFFYMSTTNANDATKGATFGTDRTYTKNGYSVTRYPNPDVTWEKSYQGNLALELSIKDKLTFTGEIYNYHRKDILMPRADLPSTMGLQSVPKANIGEAISKGVDLSLNYDQHYKDSWFQLMANLTFAQGRYSRYEEPEYLGSERYRSKVGQSVTQGYGYIAERLFVDDKEAANAPKQNFGNYGGGDIKYLDVNKDGQITEADKVPIGFPTTPEIVYGFGFSAGYKNWDISAFFQGVGRESFFIDADSTAPFVGETQLMQAYADSHWSEENQNVYAMWPRLSTTRNTNNMQPSTWWMRNGAFLRLKQLEIGYNLPKSLQRRMRTSAFRIYANATNLFCLSKFDLWDVEMGGNGLKYPVQRVFNIGVNLTFN from the coding sequence ATGATTAGAAACTTATGCAAAAATGCTTACGTACTGTTGCTGCTTCTGCCACACTTTACATCGGCAAAAAGTAGTACAGTCAAAGGTTTTATGCCAGGGGACCTGCACAACAACTATTCTTCCAATCTATCACGTGAACGTATACACGTAGAAAAATTATTATCACTGGAACGACTACACGAAAATGAGTTGCTGGCAGATAAAGAAATAAAAGGAAAAGTAACGGATAGCAGCGGCGTTGCGATTCCGGGCGTAACGATTGTGGTGAAGAACAAACCTTCAACAGGTACCACCACGGATATTAATGGCCGCTACATACTGATGGTGCCGGAAAATGCCACCATTGTATTTACCATGATGGGCTTTGAGCCAAAGGAAGTACATATCACTAACCAGTCGGCGGTGAATATGGTAATGAAACCTTCTACCAACAACCTGAATGAAACGGTCATCGTAGCATACGGCACACAGAAACGAAAAGAAGTAGTAGGTTCTGTTACCACGATTAGCGTGTCTGATCTGAAAGTGCCTTCCAGTAACCTGACCACCGCACTGGCGGGCAGGGCAGCGGGGCTGATTGCTTTTCAGCGTAGCGGCGAGCCGGGAGCGGATAACGCCAACTTCTTTGTACGCGGTGTTACCACCTTCGGTTACAAACAGGACCCGCTGATACTTATTGATGGCGTGGAGCTTTCCACCGAAGACCTCGCGCGGCTTCGCCCGGATGATATCGAGAGTTTTTCCATCATGAAGGATGCTACCTCCACTGCTTTGTATGGTGCACGTGGCGCCAATGGCGTTATCCTTGTAACCACCAAACGTGGTAAAGTAGGGCCGGCGAAAGTAAATTTCCGTGCTGAAAATTCCGTTTCAGCGCCAACAAAAAATATCAAGTTCGCCGATGGTGTTACCTATATGAAGCTGGCCAATGAAGCACAGCAGACCAGGAACCCGAGTCTGGGAGAAGTATACCCGGAAGATAAGATCCGGGCAACAGCAGCCGGTGATGATCCTATTTACTATCCGAATGTTGACTGGCAGGAGATGCTGTTCAAGAAATATGCAGTGAACCAGCGTGTCAACCTCAACGTTAGCGGTGGCGGCGGGGTAGCCAGGTATTTTGTATCGGGCTCCTATACCAATGACCAGGGGGTATTGAAAGTAGATAAACAGAGTAACTTCAACTCCAATATCAATATTAAACGCTATACACTACGTGCAAACGTAGACGTGGATTTAACCAAATCAACCCTGCTGACGATTCGTACCAACGGTAACTTTGATGATTATCGCGGCCCGCTGGGAAGTAGTACCACCGCTGGTGGTTCGTGGATGTACCGAATGGTTATGCACTCCAACCCGGTAAGGTTTCCTGCCTATTATCCAAAAGATGCAGCACACAGCTATGTGAACCATATTCTTTTTGGTAACTATGGTACAGACGATAATCCTTTTGTTGGTCCGAACTACAGCAATCCATATGCAGAGATGGTTCGCGGGTATAAAGATGAATCCAGGTCTTTCATGACCGCCCAGGCGGAACTGAAGCAGGGACTCGATTTCATCCTGAAGGGTCTTACTTTCAGAACGATGTTCAACGTTAACCGTACTTCCAACTTTTATGTATCCAGGTATTATAATCCCTTCTACTACAATGCTGTTGGTTACGATCCTGCTACCAAAACCTATCAGTTACAGGAGCTGAACCCTAATACCGCAACGGAGTACCTGAACTTTGGATCTGGTATATCCGACAACAGCGGTCTGAAATCTGTATTCTACTGGGAGAGTTCATTGATGTATAATACTGCGGTTGGCAAGCATAATTTCAGTGGAATGCTGATCAATGTAATGCGTAGCAGTGCCAATCCGTTGGGCGGTTCGCTGCTGAAAACAATGCCTTCCAGGAACTCAGGCTTGTCGGGCCGTATTACGTATAACTACGATTCTCGTTATTTTGCCGAGTTCAACTTTGGTTATAACGGTTCAGAAAAATTTGATGCTTCGCACAGATTTGGCTTCTTCCCGTCTGCAGGAGCTGCCTGGACGATCTCCAACGAAAACTTCTTCAAGGAATCTTCCCTGGGAACATGGATTACAAACCTGAAGCTCCGTGGAACATACGGCCTGGTTGGTAATGACGCCATCGGTGATGAAAGCGACCGGTTCTTTTATATGTCTACCACCAACGCAAATGACGCCACCAAGGGTGCTACTTTTGGTACAGACAGGACCTATACCAAAAATGGTTACAGCGTTACACGTTATCCAAACCCGGACGTAACCTGGGAGAAGTCATACCAGGGTAACCTGGCACTGGAATTAAGTATCAAGGATAAGCTCACTTTTACCGGTGAAATTTACAATTATCATCGTAAGGATATCCTCATGCCCCGTGCCGACCTGCCAAGTACCATGGGATTACAATCTGTTCCCAAAGCCAACATCGGTGAGGCTATCAGCAAAGGGGTAGATCTCTCGCTGAACTACGACCAGCATTATAAAGACAGCTGGTTCCAGTTGATGGCGAATCTGACCTTTGCCCAGGGTAGGTATTCAAGGTATGAAGAACCGGAATACCTGGGTAGTGAAAGGTACCGTTCCAAGGTGGGGCAGTCTGTAACACAGGGCTATGGCTATATTGCTGAACGCTTATTCGTAGACGATAAGGAAGCAGCGAACGCTCCAAAACAAAATTTTGGCAATTATGGCGGAGGTGATATCAAATACCTGGACGTAAATAAAGACGGACAGATTACCGAGGCAGACAAAGTGCCTATCGGGTTTCCTACTACTCCTGAAATTGTGTATGGCTTTGGTTTTTCAGCCGGATACAAAAACTGGGATATCTCCGCATTCTTCCAGGGTGTGGGCCGTGAATCTTTCTTTATCGATGCCGACTCCACTGCTCCTTTTGTAGGAGAAACGCAGCTGATGCAGGCTTATGCCGATAGTCACTGGTCTGAAGAGAACCAGAATGTATATGCGATGTGGCCAAGATTAAGTACAACGAGAAACACCAACAACATGCAGCCGAGCACCTGGTGGATGCGCAACGGCGCCTTCCTCCGGTTGAAGCAGCTGGAAATCGGATATAATCTTCCTAAATCCTTACAACGTAGAATGAGAACTTCTGCATTCAGGATATATGCCAATGCTACCAATCTGTTCTGTTTATCCAAGTTTGATTTATGGGATGTGGAAATGGGCGGAAACGGCCTGAAATACCCGGTGCAGCGTGTATTTAATATCGGGGTTAACCTGACTTTTAATTAG
- a CDS encoding RagB/SusD family nutrient uptake outer membrane protein, translated as MKLSKLVLYIAVTGMTLTGLSSCKKYLDFIPDNVPTIDNAFAMRTEAEKYLFTCYSYLPATGSPTGNVAFAGGDEWSLIYPFVPSATQPPAYNIALGLQNVVTPYMNSWDGENGSKSYFQALRDCNIFLDNIAKVPDMESSEKSRWIAEVKFLKAYYHFMLLRAYGPIPLVKKNLEIESSTEATKVYREPIDTCFNYIVQLLDEAKEFLPDQVSNPAGELGRITKPILLAMKAKILVYAASPLFNGNQDYGTFMDNRKIPYFNPQKDDNKWRKAADACKEAVDACTGIGLQLYVYNPGVTNNTISARQKIEMSIRNAVCEKWNSELIWANTNSLVSDLQTFSIPRGLDPTYSDNTSPKGQLAPPLRIVENFYSKNGLPISEDRTYPYSNRYNLRTAVAAENVDLETGYITAVLNFDREPRYYANLGFDGGKWYGQGKYDEKGTILTVKAKKGQPASQQVQFAFSTTGYWVKKYVHFQDVIGSSSTMTYIYYSWPEFRLADLYLLYAEALNEVNGPTSETLGWINQVRTRAGIPTVEDAWTNYSNNPGKFQTKDGLRTIIHQERSNEMAFEGQRFWDLRRWKEAPQVYNGPIAGWDITQGTEAAYYRVKTIYFQTFSLKDYFWPIKDKNLTVNRNLVQNPGW; from the coding sequence ATGAAATTATCAAAACTCGTTCTATATATAGCAGTAACAGGAATGACACTGACCGGTCTTTCTTCCTGTAAAAAATACCTGGACTTTATCCCGGATAACGTCCCCACCATCGACAATGCCTTTGCGATGCGTACGGAAGCAGAGAAATACCTGTTTACCTGTTACAGTTACCTGCCTGCAACCGGTTCTCCAACCGGTAATGTGGCTTTTGCCGGGGGAGATGAGTGGTCATTGATTTATCCTTTTGTGCCGTCAGCCACGCAGCCACCCGCATATAATATTGCATTGGGCCTGCAGAACGTGGTGACGCCCTATATGAACAGTTGGGATGGAGAGAATGGCAGTAAGTCTTATTTTCAGGCTTTACGCGATTGTAACATCTTCCTGGACAATATAGCGAAGGTACCGGATATGGAATCTTCTGAAAAAAGCAGGTGGATAGCAGAAGTAAAATTTCTGAAAGCCTATTACCATTTTATGCTGTTGCGTGCCTATGGCCCGATTCCGTTAGTGAAGAAAAATCTGGAGATTGAATCTTCCACAGAAGCGACGAAAGTATACCGTGAGCCTATAGATACCTGTTTCAATTACATTGTACAGTTGCTGGATGAGGCCAAAGAATTTTTGCCTGATCAGGTTAGTAATCCTGCCGGTGAACTGGGGCGCATTACAAAACCGATATTGCTGGCGATGAAGGCGAAGATCCTGGTATATGCTGCCAGTCCGCTTTTCAATGGCAACCAGGATTACGGTACGTTCATGGATAATCGCAAAATCCCTTACTTCAATCCGCAGAAAGACGACAATAAATGGCGGAAAGCGGCAGATGCCTGTAAGGAAGCTGTAGATGCATGCACAGGAATAGGATTGCAATTATATGTATACAATCCGGGTGTTACCAATAATACAATTTCTGCACGTCAGAAAATTGAGATGAGTATACGGAATGCAGTTTGTGAGAAATGGAATTCAGAGCTTATCTGGGCAAATACCAACAGTTTGGTGAGCGACCTGCAAACTTTCAGTATTCCGCGCGGCCTGGACCCAACCTATTCCGACAACACCTCACCCAAAGGTCAGCTGGCACCGCCGCTGCGGATAGTAGAAAACTTCTATTCAAAGAATGGATTGCCTATTTCGGAAGACAGGACTTATCCTTACAGTAACAGGTATAATTTACGTACAGCCGTTGCTGCAGAAAACGTAGACCTGGAAACAGGGTATATCACCGCTGTACTGAACTTCGACCGGGAGCCCCGTTATTATGCCAACCTGGGCTTTGATGGCGGTAAATGGTACGGGCAGGGTAAATATGATGAGAAAGGAACCATTCTCACCGTTAAAGCGAAAAAAGGCCAGCCGGCCTCTCAGCAGGTGCAGTTTGCCTTTTCCACTACCGGCTATTGGGTGAAGAAATATGTCCATTTCCAGGATGTGATCGGATCCAGTTCCACCATGACCTACATCTACTATTCATGGCCGGAATTCAGGCTGGCAGACCTTTACCTGTTATATGCAGAAGCACTCAACGAGGTAAATGGCCCTACCAGCGAAACCCTTGGCTGGATTAACCAGGTACGTACCAGGGCGGGAATACCTACCGTAGAAGATGCCTGGACCAACTACTCCAACAATCCAGGAAAATTCCAGACTAAAGACGGGCTGCGTACTATTATCCACCAGGAGAGAAGCAACGAAATGGCTTTTGAAGGACAGCGGTTCTGGGACCTCAGACGCTGGAAAGAAGCGCCACAGGTATACAATGGCCCTATTGCCGGCTGGGACATCACCCAGGGCACAGAAGCGGCTTATTACCGGGTTAAGACCATCTATTTTCAGACGTTCAGCCTGAAAGATTATTTCTGGCCGATCAAAGACAAGAACCTGACCGTCAACAGAAACCTGGTCCAGAACCCAGGGTGGTAA
- a CDS encoding DUF5000 domain-containing lipoprotein encodes MKKLFPAIILLTGLTWLACKKESTPVHIDMNAPAPASLVKVRITNIPGGAILNYDIPNDPNLLYVKAVYNANTELQRESKASLYGDTLIVSGFGDTLPHIVKLYAVGRNEKASAPLEVTVNPLSPPVRETFKTFNLQATFGGAALLFKNAAATPLTYYIMVDTTGKKTWKTLRIYTSSSTDGSVTYRGMDTITKNFAAYIKDRYGNKSDTQYATFKPIFERPIDKSTFKEVDLPTDNYEGHTWSGLSLRVMSFMWNNIWNSDNDVFHTKTSIALMPAWFTFDMGATNLLSRFKFYHRSGTSGAYVGGDPQIFEFYGSNKPNPDGSWDDSWTFIGRFNSVKPTAGTAVTAEDKTFACVNGEEFDIPPGTPAYRYIRVRILKTWGDFTYFYISELSFWGSKQ; translated from the coding sequence ATGAAGAAATTATTTCCTGCCATCATCTTACTCACTGGTCTGACCTGGTTGGCCTGTAAGAAGGAGAGCACGCCTGTACATATCGATATGAATGCGCCGGCACCGGCGTCGCTGGTAAAGGTTCGCATTACCAATATTCCGGGGGGCGCCATCCTTAACTATGATATTCCCAATGACCCGAACCTGCTGTATGTAAAGGCAGTATATAATGCCAATACAGAACTGCAGCGGGAGTCCAAAGCGTCTTTGTATGGCGATACCCTTATCGTATCCGGGTTTGGAGACACCTTGCCGCATATCGTAAAATTATATGCCGTAGGTAGAAACGAGAAGGCCTCGGCGCCATTGGAAGTGACCGTAAATCCATTGTCGCCGCCGGTACGGGAAACCTTTAAGACGTTTAATCTGCAGGCGACCTTTGGCGGCGCTGCCCTGTTATTCAAGAATGCAGCAGCTACACCGCTCACTTATTATATCATGGTGGATACTACCGGTAAAAAAACCTGGAAAACGCTCCGTATTTACACCAGTAGCAGCACCGATGGAAGTGTCACCTATCGGGGGATGGATACCATCACCAAAAATTTTGCCGCCTATATAAAAGACCGGTACGGCAATAAATCAGATACACAGTATGCTACTTTCAAACCCATCTTTGAGCGGCCTATTGATAAATCGACCTTCAAGGAAGTGGACCTGCCTACAGATAACTATGAAGGTCATACCTGGTCGGGATTATCATTGCGTGTCATGAGTTTTATGTGGAACAATATCTGGAACTCGGATAATGATGTATTCCATACAAAAACAAGTATAGCACTGATGCCGGCGTGGTTTACATTCGATATGGGCGCAACCAACCTGCTGAGTCGCTTTAAGTTTTATCATCGCTCCGGTACCAGTGGTGCATATGTAGGGGGAGATCCGCAGATATTTGAATTCTACGGCAGTAATAAGCCAAATCCGGATGGTAGCTGGGACGACTCCTGGACATTCATCGGTCGTTTCAATTCCGTAAAGCCTACAGCAGGAACGGCAGTTACAGCAGAGGATAAAACTTTTGCCTGTGTAAACGGGGAGGAGTTTGACATTCCGCCTGGAACACCTGCCTATAGGTATATCCGTGTGAGAATTCTCAAAACCTGGGGAGATTTCACCTATTTCTATATTTCAGAGCTCTCCTTCTGGGGATCTAAACAGTAA
- a CDS encoding DUF4998 domain-containing protein, giving the protein MLKKLILSVAVAAALPACTKMDDNYKDRLVPNGIVYTGKAADVKIWPGRERAIISWLRGSDPRIKKATIYWNSKADSLTVDVPAKGSLDTIFAPISSIKEGTYTFSVVTTDGAGNYSVKVDSLGTIYGPLYESRLSPRAFKSVSVSGQNLIVRWFKSGDPTAISTTMNYTDNNGKPAKFSFGGDPDSVILLNYKATAKFTYSTMYVPGKLAIDSFYSRVDTIKVQ; this is encoded by the coding sequence ATGCTGAAGAAACTAATATTATCTGTAGCGGTGGCAGCAGCATTGCCTGCATGTACCAAGATGGATGACAACTATAAAGACAGGCTTGTGCCTAACGGGATCGTATATACGGGGAAAGCCGCAGATGTAAAAATCTGGCCTGGCAGGGAAAGGGCGATTATTTCGTGGCTTCGTGGTTCCGACCCGAGAATTAAGAAAGCTACGATATACTGGAATAGCAAGGCCGACTCCCTGACGGTGGACGTACCCGCCAAGGGGTCATTGGATACCATTTTTGCGCCCATATCCAGTATTAAGGAAGGTACCTATACATTTAGTGTCGTTACAACGGATGGGGCTGGAAATTATTCCGTAAAAGTAGATTCACTGGGTACCATTTACGGGCCTTTGTATGAGTCGAGACTTAGCCCGAGGGCGTTTAAGAGCGTGTCTGTCAGCGGTCAGAACCTTATTGTCAGGTGGTTTAAATCCGGCGACCCTACCGCAATAAGTACCACGATGAATTATACCGATAACAATGGTAAGCCGGCTAAATTCAGCTTTGGCGGCGACCCAGACAGTGTGATCCTCCTTAATTATAAGGCTACGGCGAAGTTTACCTACAGTACCATGTACGTGCCGGGAAAACTGGCGATCGACTCCTTTTATTCAAGGGTAGATACAATTAAAGTTCAATAA
- a CDS encoding helix-turn-helix domain-containing protein, producing the protein MKFKTYLPHPALREFVSTIAIYATDFTQDGGLSNMYRFVPTYQRFIMFYLEDPIKVQRVYADEFVTKSVSLTVGPLERAVMLDMGQKHLGIGVAFKPGGLFRLLNIHMTELHEQDFDTRLFLGSDIDDINDKLKEHISDWDAMIGIIEAYLLKKLHKLKPQNTVDLVMDNLVSHAGNLTIEQLAADACISMRQFERKCVERTGMSPKRYARLIRFCKAYHLKESHPSATWTRIAHVSGYYDQMHFIRDFKEFAGITPSILDEEELVNTIRLHGIMS; encoded by the coding sequence ATGAAGTTTAAGACTTATTTGCCACACCCTGCTTTGCGGGAGTTTGTTAGTACTATTGCCATTTATGCCACGGACTTCACGCAGGACGGTGGTTTATCCAATATGTACCGGTTTGTACCTACTTATCAGCGGTTTATCATGTTTTACCTGGAAGATCCTATCAAGGTACAGCGGGTATATGCGGATGAGTTTGTGACCAAGTCGGTAAGTCTGACCGTGGGGCCGCTGGAGCGTGCGGTGATGCTGGATATGGGGCAGAAGCACCTGGGGATAGGCGTGGCTTTTAAGCCGGGCGGCTTATTCCGTTTGCTGAATATTCATATGACGGAGTTACATGAGCAGGATTTTGATACGCGGTTATTTCTGGGGAGTGATATTGATGATATCAACGATAAGCTGAAGGAGCATATCAGCGATTGGGATGCTATGATAGGGATTATAGAGGCCTATCTGCTGAAGAAGCTGCACAAGCTGAAGCCGCAGAATACCGTGGACCTGGTGATGGACAACCTGGTCAGTCATGCCGGTAACCTGACGATAGAGCAGCTGGCTGCCGATGCCTGTATCAGTATGCGGCAGTTTGAGCGGAAATGTGTGGAACGTACGGGGATGTCGCCGAAGCGTTATGCACGGCTGATCCGGTTCTGTAAGGCCTATCATTTGAAGGAGAGTCACCCTTCCGCCACCTGGACGCGCATTGCGCATGTGAGTGGCTACTATGACCAGATGCATTTTATACGTGATTTTAAGGAGTTTGCCGGTATTACACCTTCCATTCTGGATGAAGAGGAACTGGTGAATACCATACGTTTACATGGTATCATGAGTTAA